TGCCTGGGTAAAACGGAAGATGTTGTCGATGAACAAGAGCACGTCCTGGTGTTCCTCGTCCCGGAAATACTCCGCAACCGTCAGCCCGGTAAGGCCGACGCGCAGCCGTGCTCCGGGTGGTTCCGTCATCTGCCCGTAAATGAGGGCGGCTTTGTCGATGACGCCGGATTCCTTCATCTCCAGCCACAGATCATTTCCCTCGCGCGTTCGCTCGCCCACCCCGGCAAACACGGAGAAGCCGCCATGGTGGGTCGCGATGCGGTTGATCAGTTCCATGATGATGACCGTCTTGCCGACGCCCGCACCGCCGAACAGGCCGATCTTGCCGCCGCGAACGTAAGGTTCGAGGAGGTCGATGACCTTGATGCCGGTCTCCAGCATCCGGGTCTCGGTGCTCTGCTCCTCGAAGGTGGGGGCGGGACGGTGGATGGGGTAGCGTTTGTCGGTCTGCATCGGGCCGAGCTGATCCACCGGCTCGCCGATGACGTTCATTACGCGGCCCAGCGCTCCGCGCCCTACCGGCACGGTGATGGGGGCGCCGATATCGATCGCCTCCATGCCGCGTACCATGCCGTCGGTGGGCTGCATGCTCACGCACCGTACCCGGCTCTCACCCAGATGTTGCTGGACTTCCGTGGTGACCCGGATGTGCCCGATCGGGTTATCCCCCTCGATAATGACGCAGTTGTAAATCGGCGGAAGATGTCTTTCCTCGAATTCGCAGTCTACGACGGGTCCGATGATCTGTACCACCTTGCCTTTGTTATCCATTCCTTCTCCTCGCGCTTGTGGCGCCCGCGTTCCTGTGGGCGGGATGCGTGTCGTTTCGTCGCGCGATCGAACCGGCCGGATCGGATCAGGATCCAGCGGTGGCCGCGCCGCTGACGACTTCAATCAACTCCTTGGTGATGCCGGCCTGGCGCACCTTGTTGGCATGCAGTGTCAGGCTGTCGATCATCTCGGAGGCGTTCTTGGTGGCCGCATCCATCGCGGTCATGCGTGCCCCCTGCTCCGAGGCAGCCGCTTCCAGCAGGGCGCGAAAAACCTGCGACTCCACGTGACGCGGCAGCAGGTTCTTGAAGATTTTCTCGGGAGGTTCATCGTACAGGTATTCCACGGGATGAGCCTCCTCCAGACCCTCGAGTTTCCTGATCGGCAGGAGAAGTTCCACCACCACGCGCTGCTGTACTACCGACTTGAATTCGTTGTATAGAAGCCAGACCTGGTCCTTTTTCTCCTGAACGAACTCCTCGATGATGTCCCGACCAATGGCGGCGGCATCGGCGAAGCTCGGCTTCTGGAGCACGTTGATCGCTTCGTGACGCACCGAATAGGGGCGGCGCCGGAAGAAATCCCGGCCGCGCCTGCCCAGGATGTTAAGATCCACGGCGGCATCGGAGCGTTCGACGATGAACTCGACTGCATGCTTGACGATGTTCGTGTTGTAGGCGCCGCAGAGCCCCTTGTCGGCTGTGATTACGACGAGCTCGATTCTGTTGCCCTCGCGGTGTGCGAGCAGGGGGTGTTTCTGCTCAGGCACTCGCGTCGCCAGGCTGTTGAGCACCGCCAGCATCTGCCGCGCATAGGGCCGCGCGGCGATCACGCGTTCCTGGGCCTTCCGCAGCCGGGCCGCGGAGACGAACTTCATCGCGCGCGTGATCTGCTGGATGTTCTTGGCGCTCCGGATGCGGCGCCGGATGTCCCGAATGTTGGCCATAGTCCCGTCCGACGCCTAGCCGGCAGCTTTCCTTTCTGCGGCGCCCCCTCGCTCGGCAACATATTTTTCCTTGAACTCCTTCAGGGCAGCCAGAAGTTGAGCGCGCAAATCCTCGTTCAGCACCTTCTCCTCGGCAACTTTCCGCACCAGTGCGCCTTTCACGGTCTCCATGAACTGGTACAGCTGCTTTTCGAAAGCCCGGATCTCGCCAACCTGCAGATCATCGACAAAACCCTGGGTGCCGGCAAAAATGATCATCACCTGGCGCACGACGTCGAGAGGCTGGTACTGATCCTGCTTCAGGATCTCCGTGAGGCGGTCGCCGCGCGCCAGCTGAGCCTGAGTGGCTTTATCCAGGTCCGAACCAAACTGGGCGAAGGCGGCCAGCTCGCGGTACTGCGCCAAGTCGAGTCGCAGCGTGCCCGCGACCTGCTTCATCGCTTTGATCTGGGCGTTGCCGCCGACGCGGCTCACGGAATTCCCGACATTGACAGCCGGCCGGATGCCGGCATGGAACAGATCCCCCTCCAGGAAGATCTGGCCGTCGGTGATCGAGATGACATTCGTCGGGATGTAGGCGGATATGTCTCCCGCCTGAGTCTCGATGACGGGGAGCGCCGTGAGCGAGCCGCCGAGGTTCTCCTCGTTC
The nucleotide sequence above comes from Terriglobia bacterium. Encoded proteins:
- the atpD gene encoding F0F1 ATP synthase subunit beta; translated protein: MDNKGKVVQIIGPVVDCEFEERHLPPIYNCVIIEGDNPIGHIRVTTEVQQHLGESRVRCVSMQPTDGMVRGMEAIDIGAPITVPVGRGALGRVMNVIGEPVDQLGPMQTDKRYPIHRPAPTFEEQSTETRMLETGIKVIDLLEPYVRGGKIGLFGGAGVGKTVIIMELINRIATHHGGFSVFAGVGERTREGNDLWLEMKESGVIDKAALIYGQMTEPPGARLRVGLTGLTVAEYFRDEEHQDVLLFIDNIFRFTQAGSEVSALLGRMPSAVGYQPNLATEMGELQERITSTRNGSITSIQAIYVPADDYTDPAPATTFSHLDATTNLERKIVELGIYPAVDPLASTSRILDPRIIGDDHYTVAREVKRILQRYKDLQDIIAILGIDELGEDDKLTVSRARKIQKFLSQPFFVAEQFTGIKGKYLSIKECIESFRGICRGDYDHIPEQAFFMVGGIEEVLEKAKQLSAA
- the atpG gene encoding ATP synthase F1 subunit gamma, with the protein product MANIRDIRRRIRSAKNIQQITRAMKFVSAARLRKAQERVIAARPYARQMLAVLNSLATRVPEQKHPLLAHREGNRIELVVITADKGLCGAYNTNIVKHAVEFIVERSDAAVDLNILGRRGRDFFRRRPYSVRHEAINVLQKPSFADAAAIGRDIIEEFVQEKKDQVWLLYNEFKSVVQQRVVVELLLPIRKLEGLEEAHPVEYLYDEPPEKIFKNLLPRHVESQVFRALLEAAASEQGARMTAMDAATKNASEMIDSLTLHANKVRQAGITKELIEVVSGAATAGS